In the genome of Tepidimicrobium xylanilyticum, the window CTCTCATAGCCTCATTAAGAGCCTTAGTTGAAATATCTATAGCAAGTATCCTTGTATCCCACAATTTCTTATCCTTCTTTAAATGATCATCGATTATAATTGCAAAAGTATAAGGCTCTTGCCCAGAAGAACACCCAGCACTCCATATTCTTAAATCCTTATATTCTACAGTTGATAAAAGATAGGAAAACACCTTATCCCTAAAGAAATAGAAGTGGTCTGCTTCCCTCATAAAGGAAGTATAACTAGTAGTAATCTTGTTAATCAGTGTAGTTATATCCTCACCAGTTTTGTCAGATTAGCATTTTCCAAACTCATTATCGCTTAATATAATACTCGGCTTTTCATCAGCTAGTGTGTGATTGTCTTTATCAACTTCTTTATTATTCTTTATCATTGATTCTATCATATCAAGAACTTCTGGGCTTAACCTGTTAATATCACCCTTATTTTTGTTAGTGGTATTAAGCTTAAAGGTGCTCACCAAATCCTGTAGTAATTCAGCCTGATCCACAACCCCGGATACCTGAACAATCCCTTGACTTACCTCGCTAATTCCAGCAGCCTATTCATTGGATGTCGTTGCTATGTAACTGATGAGTTCATACACCTTATCAATTTCACCAACAATTGCATTAAGCAAATCGGCTGTTTCACTAACTATCTTGGTTCCTTCATTTACTTTGCCATGCCAGTGGAATTTTCAATCAACTCAGTGATTTCTTTTGCAGCATCCGTTGACTTTGCAGCCAATATCCTTACTTCTTCTACTACTACAGCAAAGCCTTTTCCATATTGCCCTGCCCTAGCAGCTCCTACCACTGCATTTAATGCAAGAATACTTGTTTGAAATGCTATATCATCAATACTTTACTTATCTTTGAAATATTATTAGAAGATTCATTTATTTCTTCCATAGCCTTGAGCATTTCCTTCATTTGCTTATTTCCCTTATCTGCATTATTTTTTACGGCCTTTGTAAGTTCATTAGCTTTGCTAGCATTATTTGCATTATTTTTAGTCTGTTATGAAATCTCTTCTATTGAAGCTGTTAGTTGTTCTATGGCAGTAGCTTGTTCAGTAGATCCTTCTGAAAGAACTATACTGGAATCAGATATTTGTTTTGATCCGGCAGCTACCTATTCTGAAGCTATTACAATATTTGACAACAAATCATTTATCTTTTCAATCATTCTATTTAGTGCTATTCCAAAAGTATCCTTTTCTGAACGGATCTCAACCGACATAGAAAAATCGCCTTCTGCCATCCTCTTTACAAGATGTGTTTGTTCTTTTATAGCATTAGCTAAAACTCTAAAGGAATTACCCAATTTTCCCATTTCATCTTTATATGTACATTCAATATCAACATATATATCACCTAATGCTAACTTATCTGCTACCTCAACCATATGGTTAATTGGCTT includes:
- a CDS encoding CheR family methyltransferase, giving the protein MREADHFYFFRDKVFSYLLSTVEYKDLRIWSAGCSSGQEPYTFAIIIDDHLKKDKKLWDTRILAIDISTKALNEAMRGIYNKEEIQLLPPLWRLSVHWTY
- a CDS encoding methyl-accepting chemotaxis protein; protein product: MDDIAFQTSILALNAVVGAARAGQYGKGFAVVVEEVRILAAKSTDAAKEITELIENSTGMAK
- a CDS encoding HAMP domain-containing protein; this encodes MISKPINHMVEVADKLALGDIYVDIECTYKDEMGKLGNSFRVLANAIKEQTHLVKRMAEGDFSMSVEIRSEKDTFGIALNRMIEKINDLLSNIVIASE